The genomic stretch TCGCCCCCCTCCACCATCCCACAGATCGCATGGGCAGCGTTGCCGATCACCCGCCGGCTGATGCGGTTCAAGCCGGCAATATCCACCACAGATGGCACCAACACAAAATCGTGAATGGCAAGCGGATCACCGCTGGCAGGATTGGCAAGGGTGGAAACCAGCACTTTGGGGAAACCCAGCGGTAAATGCCGGGCGACTTCAAGAAAGACCGCCGTTCCTCCAGAGCCACCCATCGCGATCAAGCCGTCAATTTTACCTTGTTGGAATAACTCACTCACTACCTGCGCAGCTCCCCTCGCCATCACCTGCATCGCTTCGCCGCGCTCACCTTTGCGACGCAATTCCAACAGAGAAACACCCGCCGCTTCGGCAACCTGCGCCGCCGATATTTCCACCCTAAAAGGCGGGTCTTTCAAGACACCGAAGTTAATTCGCACCACCTGATGGCAACGGTTTTCGATCAGGCGGATGAGATAAAGGAATTCGCTGGCTTTGGTATCAAAGGCGCCTAAAACGGCGATCCTTGCCATTTCCATACCTTCCACATTGGAAAATGAGGTTCTATGGTATAATTATAATCGATAATTGATTATCGATGATTTAAAAAATTAACTGGCATAGTTTGTCCTTTGATCCCACCCTATCCCGAAGGAGGTTTACATGAAATTACTCGATCAAAAAGTGGCGGTTGTGACCGGCAGCGCACGCGGTCTCGGCACGCAAGTCGCTCTGGCATTTGCAAAGGCTGGCGCCGACGTGGTGATTGCCGACCTGATGACCGAACCTCTTCAAGACCTGAAAGCCCAAATCGAAGCGCTTGGGCAAAAAGCTCTACCTCTTCAAATGGATGTTTCCGACGAAGCCAGCGTGTCAGCCTGCGCCCAACAAACCCTGGCTGAATTTGGACGGGTGGATATCCTGGCAAACGTAGCCGGCATCACAGGTCCTTCCGCTCCTCTGTGGAAGATCGAACTCAAAGACTGGAAACAAACCCTGGATGTGAACACCACCGGTGTCTTCCTGTGTTGCAAAGCCTTCCTGCCACCGATGATCGAGCGCAGATCGGGCTCCATCATCATTATCGGCTCAATGACCGGCAAGCGTCCTTTACTCAACCGCACTCCCTACGCCGTCTCCAAAATTGCGTTGGTTGGCTTAGCCCGCACGCTGGCTTGGGAAGTGGGACCTTACAATATTCGCGTCAACGTCATTTCACCGGGCCCAATGGAAGGTGAACGCTTGAAGTGGATTTTCGAGACGCAGGCGAAAGAGCAAGGCATTACAGTGGAAGAAGCGCGTGAGCGAATGAAAGCCAACTCACCGCTCCACCGCTTCATTCCACCCGAAGAAGTGGCTGCCACAGCCGTCTTCTTGTGTTCAGATTGGGCAAACTCCATTACCGGTGAAGACGTGAACGTGTCAGCAGGAATCGCCATGTATTAGATCAGATTAGAGGTGAACAATGATCAAGGAATACGACGTCGAACAACTGCTTCATTTTTACCAGCAAATGTTTCGTATTCGCGCCTTTGAAGAGAAAACCAATGAGCTCTACCAGCGCGCCATCATGCCCGGCCTGGCTCATCTCTATATCGGGGAAGAGGCTGTCGCTGTGGGTGTGTGTGAGGCGTTACGAAAAGACGATTACATCACCAGCACCCACCGTGGTCACGGACATTGCCTCGCCAAAGGGGCAAGTTTCGACCGCATGTTCGCCGAATTGTTGGGCAAACAGCCCGGTTACTGTCGCGGTAAAGGTGGTTCGATGCACATCGCCGATCCCGATAGCGGCAACCTGGGCGCCAATGCAATTGTCGGCGGCAGCGCCGGGATTGCCACCGGCGCAGCGCTCTCCATGAAGATGCAGGGCATCGATCGCGTGGTGGTTTGCTTTTTCGGCGAGGGAGCCCTGAACGAGGGCCTGGTCTACGAATCGATGAATATGGCCGAGCTATGGAAATTGCCGGTGATCTTCTGTTGCGAAAACAACCTGTACAACGAATACACCCCCTATCAGGAAACCACCGCCGGCACCTTTATGGGCAGGGCGGCTGCTTTCGGCATGAACGCCGTGGAAGTGGACGGTCAGGATGTGCTGGCAGTTCATCAAGCGGCCCAACAGGTGGTCGAACGCGCTCGCAAAGGGGAAGGGCCTTCCTTCCTGCTGTGTAACACCTATCGCTTTTATGGGCATCATGTGGGCGATATTGATCGCAGCTACTATCGTTCAAAAGAAGAAGAAAGTTACTGGATGACCGAGCGTGATCCCCTTAAGTTGCTTGCCAACTGGATGTTGGAGCGTAATTTGACCGAAGCCAGCGTGTTTGGTCAGATCGAAAAAGAGATTCGCGCCGAAGTCGAAGCGGCGGTTGAGTTTGCTATCCATGCGCCTTATCCCCCTAAAGAAGAGGTGGATCAACATGTCTACGCCTAATGCTGTTCGAGAAATTACTTATGGTCAGGCAGTCAACGAAGC from Anaerolineae bacterium encodes the following:
- a CDS encoding Acetoin dehydrogenase E1 component alpha-subunit → MIKEYDVEQLLHFYQQMFRIRAFEEKTNELYQRAIMPGLAHLYIGEEAVAVGVCEALRKDDYITSTHRGHGHCLAKGASFDRMFAELLGKQPGYCRGKGGSMHIADPDSGNLGANAIVGGSAGIATGAALSMKMQGIDRVVVCFFGEGALNEGLVYESMNMAELWKLPVIFCCENNLYNEYTPYQETTAGTFMGRAAAFGMNAVEVDGQDVLAVHQAAQQVVERARKGEGPSFLLCNTYRFYGHHVGDIDRSYYRSKEEESYWMTERDPLKLLANWMLERNLTEASVFGQIEKEIRAEVEAAVEFAIHAPYPPKEEVDQHVYA
- a CDS encoding 3-oxoacyl-[acyl-carrier protein] reductase, translating into MKLLDQKVAVVTGSARGLGTQVALAFAKAGADVVIADLMTEPLQDLKAQIEALGQKALPLQMDVSDEASVSACAQQTLAEFGRVDILANVAGITGPSAPLWKIELKDWKQTLDVNTTGVFLCCKAFLPPMIERRSGSIIIIGSMTGKRPLLNRTPYAVSKIALVGLARTLAWEVGPYNIRVNVISPGPMEGERLKWIFETQAKEQGITVEEARERMKANSPLHRFIPPEEVAATAVFLCSDWANSITGEDVNVSAGIAMY